One stretch of Heliangelus exortis chromosome 24, bHelExo1.hap1, whole genome shotgun sequence DNA includes these proteins:
- the TINAGL1 gene encoding tubulointerstitial nephritis antigen-like, translating to MGLLRALLCLWLLAQASRAARVRTRRELAPGLYEHGVYDAGGSYCQRGDVCCRGRDDGCTVPYHDTLCYCDLFCNRTVSDCCPDFWEYCLGIPAPFPKSPGCARAGRSFPTGATYQENCNLCTCVPGGQWQCEDHACLMDGELIDAINRGSYGWRAANYSQFWGMTLEDGIRHRLGTIRPSPTVMNMNEMHMNVDSNEVLPRHFDAAAKWPGMIHEPLDQGNCAGSWAFSTAAVASDRISIHSMGHMTPALSPQNLLSCDTRNQRGCSGGRLDGAWWYLRRRGVVTDECYPFTSQESHPAAQPCMMHSRSTGRGKRQATAHCPNPQTHANDIYQSTPAYRLSSSEKEIMKELLENGPVQAILEVHEDFFMYKSGIYRHTPVAEGKGPKHQRHGTHSVKITGWGEEQLPDGQTQKYWTAANSWGTTWGEGGHFRIARGVNECEVETFVVGVWGRVSVEDMPHK from the exons ATGGGCCTGCTGCgggccctgctctgcctctggcTACTGGCCCAGGCTTCTCGGGCTGCCCGGGTCCGCACCCGCCGGGAGTTGGCCCCCGGCTTGTACGAGCACGGGGTCTACGATGCCGGGGGCTCCTACTGCCAGCGAGGGGATGTCTGCTGCCGCGGCCGCGACGACGGCTGCACCGTACCCTACCATGACACCCTCTGCTACTGTGACCTCTTCTGCAACCGCACCGTCTCTGACTGCTGCCCTGACTTCTGGGAGTACTGCCTGGGCATCCCGGCACCCTTTCCCAAATCTCCAG GTTGTGCCCGTGCTGGCCGCAGCTTCCCCACTGGAGCCACGTACCAGGAGAACTGCAACCTGTG CACCTGTGTCCCCGGGGGGCAGTGGCAGTGCGAGGACCACGCGTGCCTGATGGATGGGGAGTTGATTGATGCCATCAACAGGGGCAGTTACGG ctggagagctgccaaCTACAGCCAGTTTTGGGGCATGACGCTGGAGGACGGGATCCGGCACCGCCTGGGGACCATCAGACCCTCCCCCACCGTCATGAACATGAACGAGATGCAC atGAACGTGGACTCCAACGAGGTTCTGCCCCGACACTTCGATGCAGCTGCCAAGTGGCCAGGGATGATCCACGAGCCCCTGGACCAGGGCAACTGTGCTGGTTCCTGGGCTTTCTCCACAgcag CTGTCGCCTCGGACCGCATCTCCATCCACTCCATGGGACACATGACACCCGCCCTgtcaccccaaaacctcctgtCCTGTGACACCCGCAACCAGCGGGGCTGCAGTGGGGGGAGGCTGGATGGTGCCTGGTGGTACCTGCGCCGGAGGGG GGTGGTGACAGACGAGTGCTACCCCTTCACCAGCCAGGAGagccacccagcagcacagccctgcatgATGCACAGCCGCTCCACGGGCAGGGGCAAGCGTCAGGCCACGGCACACTGCCCCAACCCCCAGACCCATGCCAACGACATCTACCAATCCACCCCTGCCTACCGCCTCTCCTCCAGC GAGAAGGAGATCatgaaggagctgctggagaatGGCCCCGTGCAAG ccatcCTGGAGGTGCACGAGGATTTCTTCATGTACAAGAGTGGGATCTATCGGCACACACCCGTAGCTGAGGGGAAGGGGCCAAAGCACCAGAGACACGGGACCCACTCGGTCAAAATCACTGG gtggggagaggagcagctgcctgATGGCCAGACCCAAAAATACTGG aCGGCAGCCAACTCGTGGGGCACAACGTGGGGTGAGGGTGGACACTTCCGCATCGCCCGTGGGGTCAACGAGTGCGAGGTGGAGACCTTTGTGGTGGGGGTCTGGGGCCGTGTCAGTGTGGAGGACATGCCCCACAAGTGA